Proteins encoded within one genomic window of Candidatus Campbellbacteria bacterium:
- a CDS encoding PQQ-dependent sugar dehydrogenase, translating into MSNRLLITTLVFVITFTLVFIFKDDIKRYAFSPRESDIPEAKTDNLETGDKDDEEERDPIEIISTNLEVPWEVAFLPDGDILITERTGFLKRIPEEGDRIEVEGVVSAGEGGLLGLTLHPDFESNNYIYLYHTTETSQGLRNRVVRYEYNESELSNPEVIIEGIPGANYHDGGRIDFGPDEKLYITTGDAGVSSLAQDTSSLAGKILRLNDDGSIPEDNPFNNAVWSYGHRNPQGIAWDESGNMWSTEHGPSGSQTGYDEVNLIEPGVNYGWPIVRGSEAEEGMRSPVLHSGADETWAPAGLVTLDEDTLLFTGLRGSSVYKLELDENNEAEELTRFFSEDYGRLRAISTGIDGGIYVTTSNTDGRGSTLKGDDKLIRFSSDVFAE; encoded by the coding sequence ATGAGCAATAGATTATTAATAACAACCTTGGTTTTCGTGATCACGTTCACGCTCGTGTTTATTTTTAAAGACGATATTAAGCGTTACGCCTTTTCTCCTCGCGAGTCAGATATTCCTGAGGCAAAAACCGACAACTTAGAGACTGGCGACAAAGACGATGAAGAAGAACGTGATCCGATCGAAATTATATCTACTAATCTGGAAGTGCCGTGGGAAGTAGCTTTTCTTCCAGATGGGGACATATTAATTACAGAAAGAACCGGCTTCTTAAAAAGAATACCAGAGGAGGGCGATAGGATAGAAGTTGAGGGGGTTGTAAGCGCCGGAGAAGGAGGACTCTTGGGCTTAACTTTGCATCCGGACTTTGAGTCCAATAATTATATATATCTCTACCATACTACCGAAACAAGTCAGGGTTTGCGCAATCGTGTTGTACGATATGAGTACAACGAATCTGAATTGAGCAATCCTGAAGTTATTATCGAAGGTATTCCGGGAGCCAATTATCACGATGGCGGTCGAATAGATTTTGGTCCTGATGAAAAGCTGTATATAACCACAGGGGACGCCGGAGTCTCTAGCTTAGCCCAAGACACATCGTCTCTAGCTGGTAAGATACTGCGTCTCAATGATGACGGTTCGATCCCTGAAGATAATCCGTTCAACAATGCGGTGTGGTCATACGGGCATCGTAATCCTCAGGGTATTGCTTGGGACGAGAGTGGCAATATGTGGTCAACCGAGCACGGTCCTTCAGGCTCGCAAACCGGATACGATGAGGTTAATCTGATAGAACCCGGTGTCAATTATGGCTGGCCGATTGTACGAGGGTCAGAAGCGGAAGAAGGCATGCGATCTCCTGTATTGCATTCAGGCGCGGATGAAACTTGGGCTCCTGCCGGACTAGTCACTCTGGATGAAGACACTCTTCTCTTTACCGGTTTGCGCGGTAGTTCAGTTTATAAATTAGAGCTAGACGAGAATAACGAAGCGGAAGAATTAACAAGATTCTTTTCGGAAGATTATGGTAGGCTGAGAGCTATATCTACCGGTATCGACGGAGGTATATATGTAACAACTTCAAACACGGATGGACGTGGAAGTACTTTAAAAGGAGATGACAAGCTAATACGATTTAGCTCGGATGTTTTCGCTGAATAA
- a CDS encoding M48 family metallopeptidase, which translates to MKSDSLVLENGKKLTYFWRVSNRARRIRIEVQKNGRVTIILPNKLPHFFAKRFAKRKEGWILKKLFLVKDLEDKTVPKYSKADYLKKKEEAGLLISERVEFFNSHYNFSYNQVRIKNQKTRWGSCSSKKNLNFSYKVIYLPPRLRDYIVVHELCHLRELNHSSEFWALVGEIFPDHKILRRKLKEYSLLLTG; encoded by the coding sequence ATGAAGTCTGATTCTTTAGTGTTAGAAAACGGTAAAAAATTGACCTACTTTTGGCGTGTCAGTAATAGAGCTCGTCGCATTCGAATTGAAGTACAAAAAAACGGGAGGGTAACAATAATACTTCCAAACAAATTACCTCACTTTTTTGCAAAGAGATTTGCTAAGAGGAAGGAGGGCTGGATCCTGAAAAAACTCTTCCTGGTTAAAGACCTTGAGGATAAAACTGTACCTAAATACAGTAAAGCCGATTACCTGAAGAAAAAGGAGGAAGCCGGACTACTGATAAGTGAAAGAGTAGAATTCTTTAACTCTCACTATAATTTTTCGTATAATCAAGTACGGATCAAAAACCAGAAAACCAGATGGGGAAGCTGCTCTTCTAAAAAGAACCTAAATTTTAGCTATAAAGTGATCTACTTGCCGCCAAGACTTCGTGATTATATCGTTGTGCATGAGTTATGCCATCTTCGTGAGCTTAATCATTCTTCTGAATTCTGGGCCTTAGTGGGTGAGATTTTTCCGGATCACAAAATACTACGAAGAAAATTAAAAGAATATTCTCTGTTACTAACAGGTTAA
- a CDS encoding type II secretion system protein, translating into MIVVGRSLSTRGGFTLIELLIVIAIIGILSSIVLSSLERAREKAYFSRAQGEFHQIETALANYYLENGKYPDDVDRDLPSGIEEELSSGNWPEAPWPGSVYDWDNWDSIGVAQISIRFCDIGETDLDNCNFPNDDWAEDFGVNSAVYFCLEGDCRSHVNEPEDYPGYCINCSD; encoded by the coding sequence ATGATCGTTGTAGGGAGAAGTTTAAGCACTAGAGGTGGCTTTACTCTGATTGAGCTTTTGATCGTAATAGCGATAATTGGAATCTTGAGTTCAATTGTATTGAGCTCTCTTGAAAGGGCTCGTGAGAAAGCTTATTTTTCGAGAGCGCAAGGTGAATTTCATCAGATAGAAACAGCTCTTGCAAACTACTATTTAGAAAATGGAAAATATCCCGATGACGTGGATCGTGATCTACCGTCTGGCATTGAAGAAGAGCTTAGTTCGGGAAATTGGCCTGAAGCTCCTTGGCCTGGTTCGGTATATGATTGGGACAATTGGGATAGTATTGGGGTTGCCCAGATAAGTATAAGGTTTTGTGATATAGGGGAGACTGATTTAGATAACTGTAATTTTCCAAATGATGACTGGGCAGAGGATTTTGGCGTAAACAGCGCGGTTTATTTTTGTCTTGAAGGAGATTGCCGCTCACATGTAAACGAACCGGAAGATTATCCCGGGTATTGTATTAACTGCTCTGATTAA